The Gossypium arboreum isolate Shixiya-1 chromosome 2, ASM2569848v2, whole genome shotgun sequence region tcattcaatcCTCAGATTGCTGGTCAAATTCCTAATATTGGGCAATTAGCAACATTTGAGGAAGAATCTTACTTGGGGAATCCATTCTTGCACAGTCGACTCTTCAAATTGCAGGATCCATCTGTTCCACCATTAAACTCTGGGAAAGAAGCATTGCCTGGTGAAGAAGAAAGTGAAGATGGATTTTGGTGGAAAGCTTTGTTAATGGAGTACGGATGTGGGATGGCATTCGGGATGGTGATGTTATTTATTTGTGTTGTGAAAGTTCAGCCGAAATGGGTTGTCAACAAGGTTGAAGGCTTGCATCAATTAAAGGCAGTTCGGCCATGGAAGAAGAATGGTAGCAGAGGTGGTGGAAGGATTATATAGTTAATGTGAatgttaaaagaaatagaaaacaaTATCAATACTTAATTTTATACTTGCATGTATTCGTTTACGTCGTGGATCTCAAATTTCCACAGTCGTAGACACTTTTTTCTTATTGATTTTGATACATCTAATTAGGGTAAAACTACTATAATCGGAATTGTAGTTTCGTCCTTAGGTAATGTGATCTTTGTGGCTTAGATGATGGTAAAATAGTCTGTTTATTAAAATTATGCCCTAAAATGTTTTAATATAAGAAAAATTAATATACTATTTGGTTTGTAAGTTtgactttaaattttaattttaattctaaagttatttttatcttaatttaATACTTGAgtttaatttcaaaattcattttagtatttaaatatttttaatttaatacttaaattttttatcctaatttaatatttaaatttaacttcatcgaaaaataaacaaatcaattTCAAGGACTATCTTTTATTgaccaaatttaaataatttagtattaaatttattttattgtaccCAGTTCATCTTATTTAAAGTTGGGCttctcatattatattttaacttagATTGGGCTTATGGTTATAGTTGGgtcaaaattaaatagaaaaccCAAATATTCCTTTTAAACTAATAATGGAACatctttaatatataaattattttttcataaaaatatttagtacaataacaacttttaaatTTCACATGTAGAATAAtggataaattttttttatgcaTAAGCAATGAGTTTTACAagattagaaaataaaaaaaataaaggaggTGGAATTTATTAACCTTTTATATAAATGAAGAAAACAAATAAGTTAAAATAAATTCTCGTTGTAGCAATTTAACTTAATTTATTAATTCGATTGCTCAAGGAATTGCAGTTCTAACTGGCACATAGGTTCAAAGTTGGATAGGGTCAATGAGCAATGAAGTGATCCCACCTTTAGCAGCTTTGCCAACATGTGTATAACCATCACCTTCTCTGTAAAGCACATCCATTACTCTTGCAAGGTTGAGACTTCTATTTAGAACAGGTACTGGCATTTCTGTTGGTTTTAGGAACTCTTCGTTAACGTCCTTCCAGGAGCTCTCTATATGCTTGTTGAATTCATCATAAGCCTCTTGTGCCGTTACGCCATATTGTTCCATGTAGCACTCGATGGCTGAGCAATCATCTTCTCTCCGATGCTTGAACTTGTGTTCAGCGATGTCATCCATGAACCTGCAAATTATTGTGGAAGCTTTGATGATCTTAGGGTCATTGGTTGCCCATTCAAATGTCTCTGGAGTTATAACATCTCCCATGCCCACAAAAGCTGTAATAGCAAGCATGCCATAGCCCGAGGTTGGCAATGCATTATCCCTAAACTCCTCAAATGTTGGTTTGTAATTTTGATGAGTCCATTTGGCTTCTAAAAGGTAAGCTTGAGCAAGTCGTATCATCTGCACCAGCatcaaaatataacaattaatactAACTAACATTTCAACTATATAACTTTATCGAAATAAAATTGGATGTTAACTTATGGATGATTATAAAGTATTTTATATATCCAAGTTAACTGTCAATTTACTTACCGCCTTCTTTGCATATTCGACACGGTATTGTCTCCCTTGCTTTGCTGTTAGTTGCtccatttcttcataaacatctAATAGTGCCTTATAGCTTATTTTCATGAATTCTGGGAGCTCATCCATACATTTAATATCCCACCTGAAACCCATTTCCGAGGCTAAATGTTTAATATCCAATCATTGATCATGTATATATTTCAAAATAAATGTACATTCACAATTTCAACAAAACTAACCTCTCGATTGCATTTGTATAGGGAATGAGCTCATCATATGTTGCATATGAGTCATACGTATCATCTACGATGGATGCCATGGCAATTACTTTTGTCATCATCTTTCTACCAAGAGAGTATTGTGGCTCAAAGTATACTCCCATTATCCAAAAGTAACCTTCAACCACTCTATCTCTCGCAAATGGTAACTTTTTTGTAAAGTCTAAATCCTTCCAccacctatatatatataaaaggaaaaaaaacaaaCATCAGATTTCAAACCCATTACCACAACCTAATCTTCATTTCACTTAGTAGAGTGTTAGGATTTTGAAATCTAACATTCAAACTCTTACCTACAAATTTCACTTAGCTCTTTTCTATGCAAAAGCTGTAACAAGTTGAAATCTATCTTTGCAAATTCCAACAATGCCTTACTATGGGATTCAGTATCCTGGTATAAAGAAATGTATCGCCTAGCCTCGACCCTTGGCAAGCCTCTTCGGATGGACTGTTTTAAGGCATGTGCAACTTGTTCCGACAATGGATACTCTAAATTCGGTGCTGCAAGAGTTAGGTGAGTGGTGGTGAAAGAAATTGCCTCATCCAATATATCTTCCCCATGCACCCGCATATACGAAGCTTCATAAAGCTCCAACAGTCCTCGCACATCAGTGGTTATGGATGACATGAAATTTCCTTCCTCATCTTTGAACTTATCGAATACCTCTGCTAAAACAATACCCAAAAGTCAATATCAAAAACATTGGTAGGCTCAATCATCttaaatatattaaaagtatTAAGGAATGCGTAAAGTAAAAACTAAATTACCACATGAAACATTGAAGCCATGCTCTCTAAGTAATCGAAATCGAAGAGAGATGGTATAGAGATCATTGTCGACATCATTGTTGTCATGGTATATAGCTTCTAATGCATCTTCAATCTCTTCCTCAAAATGGTAATACACACCCAACCTTTGGACTGCATCAATTAGGGACAGTTTTTGGTTTGAACTATCACCCATGGGAGCCACAAGCATCCGCCTAACTTCTTCTTTTAGTTCTTCATATCGGAGTTGAGTTGCAGTATCAATATCCTGCTCAAAAATGAAAATTTCTTCttattaaatacaatttatttaaACAGTATTAAGATCAATAAAAAAACAATACAAAATATGTACCTTATTAGGGCAATTGAGGAAGATATCTCCCCAAATGCCAGGGTGAAAATCAGCCTTGGGGCGATTTTCCATGTTGCAGGGAA contains the following coding sequences:
- the LOC108461505 gene encoding (+)-delta-cadinene synthase isozyme A-like isoform X1, with the protein product MASQVSQILASPHTSIPCNMENRPKADFHPGIWGDIFLNCPNKDIDTATQLRYEELKEEVRRMLVAPMGDSSNQKLSLIDAVQRLGVYYHFEEEIEDALEAIYHDNNDVDNDLYTISLRFRLLREHGFNVSCAEVFDKFKDEEGNFMSSITTDVRGLLELYEASYMRVHGEDILDEAISFTTTHLTLAAPNLEYPLSEQVAHALKQSIRRGLPRVEARRYISLYQDTESHSKALLEFAKIDFNLLQLLHRKELSEICRWWKDLDFTKKLPFARDRVVEGYFWIMGVYFEPQYSLGRKMMTKVIAMASIVDDTYDSYATYDELIPYTNAIERWDIKCMDELPEFMKISYKALLDVYEEMEQLTAKQGRQYRVEYAKKAMIRLAQAYLLEAKWTHQNYKPTFEEFRDNALPTSGYGMLAITAFVGMGDVITPETFEWATNDPKIIKASTIICRFMDDIAEHKFKHRREDDCSAIECYMEQYGVTAQEAYDEFNKHIESSWKDVNEEFLKPTEMPVPVLNRSLNLARVMDVLYREGDGYTHVGKAAKGGITSLLIDPIQL
- the LOC108461505 gene encoding (+)-delta-cadinene synthase isozyme A-like isoform X2, coding for MASQVSQILASPHTSIPCNMENRPKADFHPGIWGDIFLNCPNKDIDTATQLRYEELKEEVRRMLVAPMGDSSNQKLSLIDAVQRLGVYYHFEEEIEDALEAIYHDNNDVDNDLYTISLRFRLLREHGFNVSCEVFDKFKDEEGNFMSSITTDVRGLLELYEASYMRVHGEDILDEAISFTTTHLTLAAPNLEYPLSEQVAHALKQSIRRGLPRVEARRYISLYQDTESHSKALLEFAKIDFNLLQLLHRKELSEICRWWKDLDFTKKLPFARDRVVEGYFWIMGVYFEPQYSLGRKMMTKVIAMASIVDDTYDSYATYDELIPYTNAIERWDIKCMDELPEFMKISYKALLDVYEEMEQLTAKQGRQYRVEYAKKAMIRLAQAYLLEAKWTHQNYKPTFEEFRDNALPTSGYGMLAITAFVGMGDVITPETFEWATNDPKIIKASTIICRFMDDIAEHKFKHRREDDCSAIECYMEQYGVTAQEAYDEFNKHIESSWKDVNEEFLKPTEMPVPVLNRSLNLARVMDVLYREGDGYTHVGKAAKGGITSLLIDPIQL